A portion of the Zymoseptoria tritici IPO323 chromosome 8, whole genome shotgun sequence genome contains these proteins:
- a CDS encoding putative molecular chaperone (ABC1 homolog with a nuclear or mitochondrial subcellular location. The exact molecular functions of these proteins is not clear, however yeast ABC1 suppresses a cytochrome b mRNA translation defect and is essential for the electron transfer in the bc 1 complex. ...), translated as MAGKRLLDAAKLFSAGGSVAKHHFNIRRDQWQLFTRTSGLAKAVKGQTDRVTVTAGAAIELAKRFNEKEQIRRDSPQPQDYGGREPSGNDWVKEQREIQQAKSEVVRPPAESVQTESAGQDTFNERPNTRAPDLEEHSSKLSSSRLPEHAERYPEGEKLPEKELNQDVFPSPSESADTPPEGVVTDIFHSRKWSKMETETPKATQKPADIAETAAIPTKDQSKEQSKDDDLHDLAASLASDAETADEASSVSVEEPASKPYEMHESRVPSSRFGRLWQYGGLATSMAFGAVGESFRRVTGGTGTGSLMLSEGNMNRLVAKLSRMRGAALKMGQMVSFQDSKVLPQTINTILQRVQDSADYMPAWQRDKVLTSNLGSEWRELFSNFEEKPFAAASIGQVHKATLNSNGKDVAVKIQYPGVRNSIDSDLNNLSLLLTASNLLPKGLFLDKTIANARTELGWECDYEREAKACIRFRDELLGDEKDTFLVPKVYTEASGMDVLTAEFMHGKGVTKIPDLKQHERDWIGTQILRLCLRELMEWRFMQTDPNWTNFLYNRSTKKIELLDFGASRDFPDKFVEPYVALLIAASKGDRETCKNKSVELGYLTGREGPEMLKAHVDSILTLAEPFLESAPEVYDFEDQTITDRVRSNIGLMLRERQAPPPEETYSLHRKLSGAFLLCARLKSKVPAREMFATAVDVWNGRAKSVKL; from the exons ATGGCTGGGAAGAGGCTGCTCGACGCGGCGAAGCTCTTCAGCGCGGGAGGATCAGTCGCCAAACACCACTTCAATATACGGAGAGACCAATGGCAACTGTTCACCAGGACATCAGGACTAGCGAAAGCTGTCAAAGGTCAGACCGACCGAGTAACTGTGACCGCCGGAGCGGCGATCGAGCTCGCAAAACGATTCAATGAGAAGGAACAGATTCGAAGGGACAGCCCACAGCCCCAGGACTATGGCGGCCGAGAACCGAGCGGAAATGATTGGGTGAAAGAGC AGCGTGAGATTCAGCAGGCAAAGAGCGAGGTGGTTAGGCCGCCTGCTGAATCGGTGCAAACGGAAAGCGCAGGTCAAGACACTTTCAATGAACGACCCAACACTAGAGCGCCAGATCTCGAAGAGCACTCGTCGAAGCTTTCCAGCTCGAGACTCCCAGAGCATGCGGAGAGATACCCAGAGGGAGAAAAGCTACCCGAGAAAGAGCTGAATCAGGATGTATTCCCATCACCATCAGAGTCAGCAGACACGCCGCCGGAAGGTGTCGTTACAGACATCTTCCATAGTCGGAAG TGGTCAAAAATGGAGACAGAAACGCCGAAGGCAACGCAGAAACCAGCGGACATCGCAGAAACTGCTGCAATACCAACAAAGGACCAGTCGAAAGAACAGTCGAAGGACGACGACCTGCACGATCTCGCTGCGTCGCTTGCGAGCGATGCAGAGACGGCAGATGAGGCAAGCAGCGTCAGCGTCGAGGAACCAGCAAGCAAGCCATACGAAATGCACGAATCGAGAGTGCCCTCATCCCGATTCGGTCGCCTTTGGCAGTACGGTGGGTTGGCAACGAGCATGGCCTTTGGCGCTGTCGGTGAGAGCTTCCGCCGAGTAACTGGTGGCACTGGTACTGGCAGTCTGATGCTCAGCGAGGGTAACATGAATCGTCTGGTGGCAAAGCTGAGTCGCATGAGAGGTGCGGCATTAAAGATGGGTCAGATGGTGAGCTTCCAGGACTCAAAAGTCTTGCCGCAAACGATCAACACGATTCTTCAAAGAGTGCAGGACAGCGCCGATTACATGCCAGCCTGGCAGCGTGACAAAGTCCTAACGAGCAATCTCGGATCAGAATGGAGGGAGCTGTTCTCCAACTTCGAGGAAAAGCCATTCGCCGCCGCATCGATTGGTCAAGTACACAAGGCAACGCTCAACTCGAACGGCAAGGATGTGGCTGTGAAGATCCAGTATCCTGGCGTCCGAAATAGCATCGATTCTGATCTGAACAACCTGTCGTTGCTACTCACAGCAAGCAATCTCTTACCGAAAGGCTTGTTTCTCGATAAGACCATTGCCAACGCCAGGACCGAATTGGGCTGGGAATGCGACTACGAGCGAGAGGCGAAGGCATGTATCCGATTCAGAGATGAGCTTTTAGGCGACGAGAAGGACACCTTTCTCGTACCCAAAGTCTACACCGAGGCTTCAGGAATGGATGTCCTCACAGCAGAGTTCATGCACGGCAAGGGAGTGACCAAGATCCCGGATCTCAAACAGCACGAGCGAGACTGGATCGGCACACAAATTTTGCGTCTCTGCCTGAGAGAGCTGATGGAGTGGCGATTCATGCAGACCGACCCGAACTGGACCAATTTTCTCTACAACCGGTCAACCAAGAAGATCGAACTCCTCGACTTCGGCGCCAGTCGCGACTTTCCCGACAAGTTCGTGGAGCCTTACGTTGCGCTCTTGATCGCTGCATCGAAGGGAGACCGAGAGACTTGCAAGAATAAGTCGGTCGAGCTTGGATACCTAACTGGACGAGAGGGTCCAGAGATGCTGAAAGCACATGTCGACTCGATCCTGACGCTCGCGGAACCATTCTTGGAAAGTGCGCCGGAGGTCTACGACTTTGAAGATCAGACCATCACCGATCGTGTGAGATCAAATATTGGATTGATGCTGAGGGAGAGGCAGGCGCCGCCACCCGAAGAGACGTACAGTCTGCATCGAAAATTGAGCGGTGCCTTCTTGCTGTGCGCAAGATTGAAGAGCAAAGTACCAGCAAGGGAAATGTTCGCGACGGCAGTGGATGTGTGGAATGGCAGGGCAAAGTCTGTCAAGCTGTAA